Genomic window (Corallococcus caeni):
GGCGAACGGCAGCGTGACGCACAGGTCGTAGACCGCGAAGCCACGGATGACACGGTGGAGCAGGGAGGGGCTCATGCCTGGAACTCTAGCCCGGCGCCCCGACCCCTCAGTCCGCCAGCGGCATGCCGAAGTCCGGCTGGCCGCGCTCGCCGGACACCCAGCGATACACCTCCAGCACCTGCTCCGCCTTCGCCTTCCAGGTGAAGTGCTTGAAGATGCGCGCCCGCGCGCGCTCGCCCATGGGGCCAATCACGGACGGATCCGCGACCAGCTTCTCCAGCACGCCGCGCACGCGCTCCACGATCTCCTGCGGCGTGCCCATGGGAATCGCGAAGCCCGTGGACGGACTCACGATCTCTCCCGGACCGCCGTAGTCCATCACGATGGGCACCAGCCCCAGCGCCATCGCCTCCGCCACCACCGCGCCGCCGAACTCGCGCACGCTGGGGAAGCCGAAGAGGTGGTTCTTCGACAGGCGGCCCTGCAGCTCCTGGTGCTTCACCCAGCCGGCGAACGTCACGCCGCTCTCCAGCCCGCCCTTCGCCACCTGCGCGCGCAGGTTCTGCATCTCCGCGCCGTCGCCGATGAGCTCCACCGTCACCTTGCCCTCGCGCACCAGCGGCGCCGCCGCGTCGATGAGCATCGCCATGCCCTTGTACGGCACGAAGCGCCCCACGAACGCCACCCGCAGCGGCTCCCCCGGCTTCGGCGGCTCCGCCTTCGACGTGCCGAAGCGGCGCACGTCGATGGCGTTCTCCGGGATGTAGACCACCTTGTCCTGGTACTCCTGAGACAGCTGCGCCCGCGTCGCCCGCGAGCCCATCATCAGCGCCGCCGCGTTCTTCCGCGTCGACTGGTAGAAGGGCATCAGCTTGTAGACGTCCCGGATGTAGCTCAGCCACTCGCGCTCACGCAGGCGCGCGTCGCCGAAGCCCTTGGGCCACGGCAGGCCGCCGTTCATGGGCCCCATGATGAAGGGCACCCCGGCGTCCGCGCACCGCGCCGCCAGCGTGCTGGGCGTCGTGGGGCTGATGGGCGTGTAGCGGTGCACCACGTCGAATTCCTTCGCGCGGATGCGGTCCCCGAAGCGCCGCCAGAGCAGCTCCTCGAAGTAGTAGTACGGCAGCACGCTCAGCGCCGTGGCCGTCGTCCAGCCCACGCCCGCCTTGCCGCGCAGCACCTCGCCCACCTTCTCCAGCGGACGCTCCACCGGCGTGGAGTCCAGCGCGGTGAAGTCCTTCCCCTCCACCAGCCCCTGCTTGAGGATGTTCTCGCGGTTGCGGACCTGGGTGACCAGGTGCACGTCCGCCACCTCGGCGAGCGCCCGGGCCAGGGACCAGCCTTCCAGGGGGACGCTCACCCAGTCTGGGTTGCACAGCTCAGCAATCAGGAGGACGCGGGGTCGGGAGCCAGCCATACGCCTTCCGCATCTATCCCAACCCGGGCCCGGGATATAGCCTCCCCCCTCGCTCCAATGGCCTTCAAACCCTCCCCCGCCGCCTGGCTCCAGTACATCGTCATGGTCGTGGGCCTGGGCGCCGTCACCCTGGGTGCGGCCGCCGTGGGTAACGGGGACCCCATCGTCACGCTGGCGCCCGTGCTGGCCTTCACGGTGGTGTGGTGCATCCTGAAGATGCCGCTGCGCTACTTCGCGCTGGCGGTGCTCTATCTGGTGCTGGCGGCGGACTACACGCCCGAGCGCCCCCAGTCGATGTTCTGGCCCTCGCCGATGTTCCCCTTCGGCAAGCTGCTCTTCACCCAGATGCACGAGCTGGTGGGCATTGGCGCGCTGCGGTTCCCGCTGGTGGACGGGCTCATCGTCTTCGCCATTGGCCTGGGCATCTACCGGCGGGCCACGAAGTCCAAGATTGATCCGCCCGTGGTGCCCATCCCCCGGCCGCTGGTGGTGACGCTGACGATGTCCTTCATGGCCATCATGTGGATGGAGGTGTGGGGCATCGCGCGGGGCGGGGACATCAAGAACTCGCTGTGGCAGTGGCACCAGGCCGCGGTGCTGCCGCTGGTGGCGATGATGTACCACTACAGCCTGCGCGGGCCGGAGGACTGGCCCGCGGTGGCGAAGACCATCATCGCGGCGGCGCTCACCAAGTCCGCGGTGAGCACCTACTTCGCGCTCGTCATCATCCCGGCGCAGGGGCTGGAGGTGGAGTACACCACCTGCCACTCGGACTCGATGACGTTCATCTTCGCCATCACGGTGTGCATCGCGCGCTGGCTGGAGCGGCCCAAGTCCGGCCACGCCATCCGAGGCCTCCTCATCATCGTCCTGGTGTTCATCGGGATGTTCTTCAACGACCGCCGGCTCGCGTACGTGAGCCTCGTGGGCGGGCTGGCGGCGGCGTACCTCTTCAACCCGTGGACGCCGCTGAAGAAGCTCGTCACGCGCGCGCTCATCGCGTGCTCGCCGCTCCTGGTCGTGTACATGCTGGTGGGGTGGGGCTCCAGCAGCGGCATCTTCAAGCCGGTGGCGACCTTCCGCTCCATCATCGAGGGCCAGCACGCGGAAGGGGAGCTGGACTACCGCGACATCGAGAACCTCAACCTCATCGCGACGTGGGCCACCAACCCGGTGTTCGGCACGGGCTACGGGCACGAGT
Coding sequences:
- the wzy gene encoding exopolysaccharide repeat unit polymerase: MAFKPSPAAWLQYIVMVVGLGAVTLGAAAVGNGDPIVTLAPVLAFTVVWCILKMPLRYFALAVLYLVLAADYTPERPQSMFWPSPMFPFGKLLFTQMHELVGIGALRFPLVDGLIVFAIGLGIYRRATKSKIDPPVVPIPRPLVVTLTMSFMAIMWMEVWGIARGGDIKNSLWQWHQAAVLPLVAMMYHYSLRGPEDWPAVAKTIIAAALTKSAVSTYFALVIIPAQGLEVEYTTCHSDSMTFIFAITVCIARWLERPKSGHAIRGLLIIVLVFIGMFFNDRRLAYVSLVGGLAAAYLFNPWTPLKKLVTRALIACSPLLVVYMLVGWGSSSGIFKPVATFRSIIEGQHAEGELDYRDIENLNLIATWATNPVFGTGYGHEFLEPYPLPNIAFVFPTYRFHPHDSLLGLLAFGGWFGYTMVWMYLVVTVYLAARSYHRAHAAEHRTACLVIVGVIASYLNQVFGDMGIISYICTFEVAVASVLAGKLAMVTGAWPWPQREKVLGLTRAAPEEAPPTGATAA
- the epsH gene encoding exopolysaccharide biosynthesis glycosyltransferase EpsH; the protein is MAGSRPRVLLIAELCNPDWVSVPLEGWSLARALAEVADVHLVTQVRNRENILKQGLVEGKDFTALDSTPVERPLEKVGEVLRGKAGVGWTTATALSVLPYYYFEELLWRRFGDRIRAKEFDVVHRYTPISPTTPSTLAARCADAGVPFIMGPMNGGLPWPKGFGDARLREREWLSYIRDVYKLMPFYQSTRKNAAALMMGSRATRAQLSQEYQDKVVYIPENAIDVRRFGTSKAEPPKPGEPLRVAFVGRFVPYKGMAMLIDAAAPLVREGKVTVELIGDGAEMQNLRAQVAKGGLESGVTFAGWVKHQELQGRLSKNHLFGFPSVREFGGAVVAEAMALGLVPIVMDYGGPGEIVSPSTGFAIPMGTPQEIVERVRGVLEKLVADPSVIGPMGERARARIFKHFTWKAKAEQVLEVYRWVSGERGQPDFGMPLAD